In Methanofastidiosum sp., a single genomic region encodes these proteins:
- a CDS encoding NUDIX domain-containing protein, with protein MKRKDIVTSFLFKDGKILLLKRSNKVGTFRGKWAGVSGFIEDENSLEAALREIKEETGVDSKYLELLKIGIPFDIQDIVNDTIWSINPFLFLFKGDEINIDWEHDTFEWIYPNEMDNYDTVTDLKKTLFNLIEDSGVESID; from the coding sequence ATGAAAAGAAAAGACATAGTTACCTCATTTTTATTCAAGGATGGGAAGATCCTCCTTCTTAAAAGAAGCAATAAAGTCGGCACTTTTAGAGGTAAATGGGCAGGTGTTTCAGGATTTATTGAAGATGAGAATAGCCTTGAAGCTGCTCTAAGAGAGATAAAAGAAGAAACTGGTGTTGATAGTAAATATTTAGAATTGTTGAAGATTGGGATCCCATTTGATATTCAGGACATTGTTAATGATACTATATGGTCAATTAATCCTTTTCTTTTTTTATTTAAAGGAGATGAAATAAACATAGATTGGGAGCATGACACTTTTGAATGGATATACCCAAATGAAATGGATAATTATGATACTGTTACTGATCTTAAAAAGACCTTATTTAATCTTATAGAAGATTCTGGAGTAGAGAGTATTGATTGA
- the albA gene encoding DNA-binding protein Alba, with protein MDVLVGKKKAMAYVLAIVTGFNAGENEITIKARGRSISTAVDTAEIVKSRFVPEAKITNIKIGTEQVEQRAVSTIEITMKK; from the coding sequence ATGGATGTACTCGTAGGAAAGAAAAAGGCAATGGCATATGTTCTTGCTATAGTCACTGGATTTAATGCTGGTGAGAATGAGATAACCATAAAAGCTAGGGGAAGAAGTATATCTACTGCTGTGGATACTGCGGAAATAGTAAAAAGCAGATTTGTTCCCGAAGCAAAAATTACCAATATTAAGATTGGAACAGAGCAAGTTGAACAGAGAGCAGTAAGTACTATCGAAATAACGATGAAAAAATAA